In the genome of Streptomyces sp. Q6, the window CGGTTCACCGACTCGTCGTTCAGGAGCGGGTGCGCCGAGCCGGAGTAGGCGGCCGCCGCCTTGAACATGCCGCGGTGCCGGGCCGCGTACAGCAGGGCACCCTGGCCGCCCATGGACAGGCCCGCGACGACCCGGTCGGAGCCCGCGCCCCAGTCGCGCTCCAGCAGGTGCCTCAACTCCTGCGTGTGGAAGGTCTCCCAGGCCGGGTCGCCACCCCGGCCGCCGTTCCACCAGTCGCTGTACCAGCCGTTCCAGCCGGCCTCCGGCATGACCACGAGGACGTCGCGCAGGCTGTCGATCCGGGCGACGTCGGTCTTCGCGGTCCATGACGTGTAGTCGCCGCAACAGCCGTGCAGCAGCCACAGGGTCGGCCAGTGCCGGCCACGCTGCCCCGGTTCCCACCCGTCGGGCGTGAGCAGGCGGACCGTGACCGTGCGACCGCCCAGGGCCGGTGACCGTACGGACAGGTCGACCTGGCGGTCGGCGACCTGGGTGACGTCGACGACCTGCGCGCCCCGGGGCGGCGCCGACGCCAGGGCGGCGCCCGCGGTCGGGAGCGGGGCGAGGACGAGCAGCAGGGCGGCCAGGACCAGCAGGAGGGATCCGGCGCGGCGGGTGGTGGCGGCGGTCATGACGGCTCCCGGGATCGGTTCGGACTCGGGCTCTCAGTGCGCGGCGGGCGATCGGGCGGGGAGGATCAGCAGGGCGTCCCCGACGGGGCGTTCGCCGGTCGCGTCGGACGGCTGGTTGATGACGGCCCCGTCGACGACCATCGTGGTGGAGCCGCCGCCGTCGAGGTTGATCGCGTCGCGCAGGCCGAGCGCGCGGGCGACGTCGGCGCTCTCGGGAATGCTCAGACCGAGCGAGCCGGTGCCGCGTCCGTCGGCGGTGACGAGGACGGTCCGGCCCGCGGCGTCCACGCCGGCGAGCGTGCGCGGATTGCGCTTGTGGACCCAGCCGTAGAAGAAGCTCGGGTCGCCCGGCTTGACCATACCGTCGGCGGCCACGGTCACGTGCGGCCGTCCGTCGCGGACGAGTTCGGGGCCGCCGTTGACGATGCTGGTGCGGGGCGACGCGACGACCGGTCGGCCCGCTCCGTCGCGCAGGATGCCCTGGACGCGCAGCGGGCGGCCGACCCGGGCGAGGGCGGTGAGCGCCGCGGCGCGCGTTCCGGTCGCCTGGACGGAGCCGCCGCCGTCCGGGAGCGGGCCGCCGCGCGGCGAGCGCAGGGCGACGACCCGGTGGTGGGCGTCGAGCACGGCCTCCACGCCGTCGCCCGCCGGTGTGCTGGGGCCGAAGTCCTCGGTGAACGCGACCAGTTCGTCGGGGTCGGTGCAGGTCGCGTCGTGCAGCGGGCGGGCGGTGGGGACGTCGTCGGCGGTGCCACCGCAGTTCCTGATCAGACCGGGGACCCGGTCGACGCCGTCGAGCGGCAGCGATCCGTCCGGCCCGACGGCCCGTCCCTTCCAGGACAGCCGGGTGACGCGGCTGTTCGTTCCCGTCTCACTGAGGACGAGGCTCGGGCGGCCATTGACCGGCTCGCTCAGCAGGCGTCCGTCGTAGACGCCGACGCCCGCCGGGTCGCCCGGGGCGCCGGCGCGCGGATCGAGGACGAAGAACCCCGCGTTGACGCCCGCCGTGGCACCGGCCGCGCGCGCCAGCTCGCCGGTCGTCTCGCGGTCCTCCAGGTCGGGTCCGTACGAGGCGTCGAGCGCGCCGCGGAACCGGTGCGGGTCGATGGTGAGTACGTCGATCCGCCAGGGGCCGCGGTCGCCGGGGTCGCCGTCCCAGCCGGTGTAGAGCGCCGACCCGGTGTACCCGGCGGTCCGCAGCCGGGTGCGCTCCGTGGTCGCGGCGGTCTGCGTGGTGAACCGGCCGACGCGCACCCGCCAACCGAGGGAGCCGCCGGTGTAGTCGGCGAGGGCCGGGGTCACGACGTCCTCGGCGCGGGCGTCGAAGCCGTCCCGGCGCAGCGCGGCGACGAGTTCGTCGGCGCTGGCCCGGTCCTTGAGGGCGGTCGGCGGGGCGTCGGGGTCCGGTGAGCCGGTGCCGCCCGGGATGGACATCTCGACGGTCCACGCCATGGCCGGGGCGTCGGCGCCGCGCACGATGCGGGTGAGGGTGACGCCCGGCTGGAGCGTGCGGGTGGTCCGGGTCTCGGTGAGTCCCGCGGCGCCCAGCGGCAGCGCGCGGGCGGTCGCCGCGGGCGGTGCGGCGGACGCCGGGGCGGGAGCGGGCAGGGCGCACATCAGGGCGAGGGCGGTCAGTGCCGTCCCCGAGCCGAGCAGTCTGCTGTTCACGTACCCCCCAGGCAGCGACACGGACCTCAGTAACGGTGCGCGACACCACGACCACCAGTCAAGGCATGCGCACGTCATTACGCCGGTGTACCGGGACGGGTCCGGCGGTGTTCAGCAGATCCTGGGGAGTTGTTCGCCGAGCGGCAGGTCGACGATCCGGCGCGCGCCCACCGAGGTGCGCAGGGTGACGCGGCCGGGCGCTTCGGCGACCGCTGCTCCGATGCGGGTCGCCTGGGCTCCCTCGGGCAGGGCGCGCAGCGCGTCGAGTGCCGCGTCGGCGTGGCCCGGGTCCACGAAGGCGACCATGCAGCCTTCGTTGGCGACGGTGAGCGGGTCGAGGCCGAGGAGGTCGCAGGCCGCGGCGACGACGGACGGTACGGGCAGGGTCGTCTCGTCGATCTCCACGCCGATCCGGGCGTCGCGGGCGATCTCGTTGAGGGCGGCGGCGAGTCCGCCCCGGGTGGGGTCGCGCAGGGTGTGGACGGCCGGGCCGAGCGGGGCGAGCCGCGCCACGAGCCGGTGCAGGGGCCGGGTGTCGGAGGCGATGTCCGCTGCGAAGCCGAGGCCTTCGCGGGTGGACAGGACCGTGGTGCCGTGCAGGCCGAGGGGCCTGACAGGAGGATCGCGTCGCCCGGCCGGGCGCGGGCCGCGGACGGGGTGAGGCCCGGGATGCGGCGGCCGACGCCGGTGGTGGTGAGGAAGAGCCGGTCGGCGGCGCCCCGGCCGACGACCTTGGTGTCGCCGGTGAGGACGGGCGCGTCGGCGTCCCGGGCGGCCTTGCCCGCGGACTGGAGCACCGCGCGCAGGTCGGCCAGCGGCAGGCCCTCCTCCGCGATGACGGCCAGCGCGAGGGCGAGCGGCAGGGCGCCGCGCATGGCGAGGTCGTTGACGGTGCCGTGCACGGCGAGGGAGCCGATGTCGCCGCCGGGGAAGAACAGCGGGCTGACCACGAACGCGTCGGTGGTGAGGACGAGTCGGCCGTCGCCGGGCAGCAGCGCCGCGTCTTCGAGCACCCCGTCCGGCGGGGCGCCGAGGGCGGGCAGCACGATGTCCTCGAGGAGCTCGGCGGTCAGCCGGCCGCCCGCGCCGTGGCCGAGCAGGAGCGTGTCGTGTTCCGGGTGCGGCAGGGGGCAGTTCACGTTCACGGCGCACTCCTCACGGGCGGGGTGTCGGCGGCGCGGGCGCGGCCCGCGAGGTGGAAGGCGGCGCACGTGCCCTCACTGGAGACCATCGGCGCGCCGAGCGGCGTGCGGGGGTGCAGCGGGTGCCGTACGCGGCGCAGTCGGTGGGCAGCGCGGCGCCGGTCAGGACGGCTCCCGCGACGCACGCCGGGTCCTCGGCCGGGCACAGGTCGCCCACGTCGAAGCGGTGCGCGGCGTCGAACTCGCGGTAGGCGGGGGCGAGTTCGAAGCCGCTCGCCGGGATGACGCCGATGCCGCGCCAGGCCCGGTCCGTGACGCGGAAC includes:
- a CDS encoding alpha/beta hydrolase family protein, which gives rise to MTAATTRRAGSLLLVLAALLLVLAPLPTAGAALASAPPRGAQVVDVTQVADRQVDLSVRSPALGGRTVTVRLLTPDGWEPGQRGRHWPTLWLLHGCCGDYTSWTAKTDVARIDSLRDVLVVMPEAGWNGWYSDWWNGGRGGDPAWETFHTQELRHLLERDWGAGSDRVVAGLSMGGQGALLYAARHRGMFKAAAAYSGSAHPLLNDESVNRVLGFFGGQGGDPLRVWGDPVAQRDVWEAHDPYYLAKRLKTIPVYLSCGDGTTGPLDAPGATSALEADFDRQNQALAGALERAGARQLTTHFYGPGTHTWAYWQRELHASLPMLLGALHTA
- a CDS encoding phosphodiester glycosidase family protein — translated: MNSRLLGSGTALTALALMCALPAPAPASAAPPAATARALPLGAAGLTETRTTRTLQPGVTLTRIVRGADAPAMAWTVEMSIPGGTGSPDPDAPPTALKDRASADELVAALRRDGFDARAEDVVTPALADYTGGSLGWRVRVGRFTTQTAATTERTRLRTAGYTGSALYTGWDGDPGDRGPWRIDVLTIDPHRFRGALDASYGPDLEDRETTGELARAAGATAGVNAGFFVLDPRAGAPGDPAGVGVYDGRLLSEPVNGRPSLVLSETGTNSRVTRLSWKGRAVGPDGSLPLDGVDRVPGLIRNCGGTADDVPTARPLHDATCTDPDELVAFTEDFGPSTPAGDGVEAVLDAHHRVVALRSPRGGPLPDGGGSVQATGTRAAALTALARVGRPLRVQGILRDGAGRPVVASPRTSIVNGGPELVRDGRPHVTVAADGMVKPGDPSFFYGWVHKRNPRTLAGVDAAGRTVLVTADGRGTGSLGLSIPESADVARALGLRDAINLDGGGSTTMVVDGAVINQPSDATGERPVGDALLILPARSPAAH